The following proteins are co-located in the Phyllostomus discolor isolate MPI-MPIP mPhyDis1 chromosome 1, mPhyDis1.pri.v3, whole genome shotgun sequence genome:
- the LOC114490339 gene encoding olfactory receptor 4N4-like produces MEIANSTVVKEFILLGLTQSRNTQLLVFVLILIFYLIILPGNFLIILTIRLDPGLSAPLYFFLGNLAFLDVSYAFIVAPRMLADFLSEKKVISYKGCITQLFFLHFVGGGEGLLLVVMAFDRYIAICRPLHYSTVMNPRACHTFLLAPWLGGFVHSIIQVALILHLPFCGPNQLDNFFCDVPQVIKLACTDTFVVELLMVFNSGLLTLLCFLGLLSSYAVIFCHVRGSSSEGKNKALSTCTTHVIIILIMFGPAIFIYTRPFRALPVDKVVSFFHTVIFPLLNPVIYTLRNQEVKCAMRRLLRWHVVC; encoded by the coding sequence ATGGAGATTGCAAACAGCACAGTGGTGAAAGAATTCATCCTCCTTGGTCTGACTCAGTCTAGAAATACTCAACTCCTGGTCTTTGTGCTCATCTTGATTTTCTACCTCATCATCCTTCCTGGGAATTTCCTCATCATTCTAACCATCAGATTAGACCCTGGCCTCTCAGCACCCCTCTACTTCTTTCTGGGAAACTTGGCCTTCCTCGATGTATCCTATGCTTTCATTGTGGCTCCCAGGATGCTGGCAGACTTCCTCTCTGAGAAGAAGGTCATCTCCTACAAGGGCTGCATCACTCAGCTCTTTTTCTTGCACTTTGTTGGAGGAGGTGAGGGGTTGCTTCTTGTTGTGATGGCTTTTGACCGCTACATTGCCATCTGTCGTCCTTTACACTATTCAACTGTCATGAACCCTAGAGCCTGCCACACCTTTCTGTTGGCTCCGTGGCTTGGAGGCTTTGTTCACTCCATCATCCAGGTGGCCCTCATCCTCCACTTGCCCTTCTGTGGTCCAAACCAGCTGGATAACTTCTTCTGTGATGTGCCACAGGTCATCAAGCTGGCCTGCACAGACACCTTTGTGGTGGAGCTCCTGATGGTCTTCAACAGTGGCCTGCTCACTCTCCTGTGCTTCCTGGGGCTTTTGTCTTCCTATGCAGTCATTTTCTGTCATGTACGTGGGTCATCTTCTGAGGGGAAGAACAAAGCCCTGTCCACATGTACCACCCATGTCATTATTATACTGATCATGTTTGGACCTGCCATCTTCATCTATACTCGCCCCTTTAGGGCCTTACCAGTGGACAAGGTGGTTTCCTTTTTCCACACAGTGATCTTTCCTTTGTTGAATCCTGTGATTTATACTCTTCGAAACCAGGAAGTGAAATGTGCCATGAGGAGATTATTGAGATGGCATGTAGTATGctga